DNA from Branchiostoma lanceolatum isolate klBraLanc5 chromosome 9, klBraLanc5.hap2, whole genome shotgun sequence:
acATGGTTAGTTCCTAAAACCACGCGACCTCGGcactttatgaggtggttataatAACTTACCATGCCATATCACACCGTATACACCGAATGAACGctggtcattaacgttattatcataacaCGACACATCCCAGAagaaaaccaagatggctgctttgttttctttgagggCTGTACCATATGTAAAATAGGGGACAGGTTAACAACAATATTTCACAAGTATGTCTATATCAGAAAGTTCCTTAGAATTGAATGAAAAACCATACCTTCCAATGTAACGGTAACGTTCCCGAAAATTGGACCAATGGAAACCTTGGAACAACTGGTAAGTGTATGGAGATTAATGACCCGTAAAATGGTGTCAAGATGGGAAAATAATGACCCataaatggagccttctgattggtcaatgacGTCTGGCTATATCATAATTACCTttgtcgagaaggttatgttttgcacagcgtttgtgtgtgtgtctgtgtctcacgataactcgagaatgctttAAATTTAattgattgtcatgatatttggtatgtgagtaggtcttcttgagacctcagattttgggccccctgttgGCTTGctatgatactgcagcggaactttcggGTTCGGTGTtttcgtgttctggacacgctttggtcatgattttgtgTATATATCCTTACTTTCAGGCCCGAACATTGCAAATGGAAGACCTACGTTCCAATCTAGTGTTGCCCATGGAGGAAGCCCCGGGCGAGCTGTCGACGGAAACAGAAGCCCCCTCTGGGGACGCTCCTCCTGCACAcatacaaatgcagaaaacgACCCATGGTGGTATGTCGATTTGGGAATGGCTGTCACAGTCGACCACATCGCCATTGTCAACCGTCGTGACTGCTGCCATGATAGAATCACGCCCTTCGACGTCCACGTTGGCTTCAAGACTGCCGTGGCTAGCAACCCAAGGTGTGGCGGGCACCACGGCTTCCCTCCGACTAACAACGAGCATGTTGTCAACTGTCGCGGGCGGAGGGGCAGGTACGTGGGCATCAGACTGCCGGGGAAGAGCCGAATCTTGACGCTGTGCGAAGTGGAGGTTTATGCAGGTAAATAAATCCGTGGCtttcttctccaagcagaggagtgggtccggctggtatttgacgtgtttttaggcgtttttgtctggctttctacttgGTCATGTTTTTGGTCTCTCTAACCCACCGTGTAGACATtagaaagccctacaaaaacgcctgaaacacgtcaaaaaccatcagccagacccacacctctgcttggagagtacctggctgcacatagccgaacatgccAACCAATATAGGCGGTAGGTCGGAAGCAGCATATTTTAGCGACAACCATGTCCTAATCATTTCCCAACCGTCTCCCAACCAGTACATGACAAACTCCCGACCAAGCCCAGAATGCTTTCTAAACTCACTTCCAACCATCCCGATCTTTACCCACAGACCGCTCAATCCCTCCTGACTAACTCTTAATCGATTGCCAACCCTCTCGCGAATTAAGATGGGCacattttaaaatcaaaatgatCCGTACTTTTAGGTTGTTAACATCATCGAGTGATCAAATTCGAATCACAAGTAGTTTCAATACGGCCTCTAGGTTTCTTAGTTGGGAACGAGTCAGTAAAGATTTGTCTAAGAATCTGGTGTGAGTCATGGGTAGGTTGggaactagttgggagtaagtcagcagtggtaaTGACGTGGTTacgagtcaaatttgactcccaaccaCACCCGACTTCTGccgacttactcccaaccaccagccaaccaccagccaacctattccagacctcccgtccacagccgtatgatttaaacattttcaaaacattcggctagCGCGCAGCCAACCGCGCCGACCAACCGCCAAGCACAGCCGGCATTGCTCCCTGTTGTATCCAAAAACCGCTCTCTATCCAAAATCCGCTCTGGAGCAGTTTTGGGATATCCAAAAGTGTCGCCATCTGGAGACACTTCTGCTCGGCGACACTTCTGGATATCACACTCCCGACCCACTCCATAGTTGGGGGGAAGgccgggaggccatggtcggcaaTGTGCGATCGGGGATTAAGTCAGTAGAAGCAAATTCAACTCTATTGAGAAGACTTTACTTTGTTCCAAATTTCTGGAATAGTCATCTAGTGTTCTTTAACATAACTGTGGACCCAATAGATCATCATACGTGATCTTCTAGAAGTGTCACGACGATTTTAgatctctcactggacccgtggcacgctggcggcgtcgctgtggccgatcgaattgacaaagcactcaacgaatttcatcgacaataACGAACCTTTTTAagctatgtttgttttgttgtctttttagtcaaacttgtacgttttgaatgatattcccattatcaagtcaagagtaacacaaatccagtttaggacgcagcgacgcgggtccagtgaaaggggggctTAAGCCATCAACTGATCGTGGCTGTACTCCCGCGTTGTTTCTACCTTTGAGGTCCTTTAATATGTACTGTTTTATTCCCTATAAGCTCCCAACCTGGCGTTGGGAAAACCAACTGTCCAGTCGGCTGTCGCACATAACGGGTACGCCTCCCGAGCGACGGACGGCTGCAGGGCCCGTGCCTGGCCGAGCATGTGCTGTACCCACACTCCGGCGATGTCCAACCCTTGGCTGCAAGTGGACCTCGGTAGGACCACTTCAGTCCAGTGGGTGTCCCTCTTCAATCGCAGGGACTGTTGCAGTGGACGACTCAACCCCTTCACCATCCACATTGGAAACAACGCAAACATAAACCAGAACCCGCGTTGTGGCGGGCATCACACCATCCCGACTAATCTGGACACGGATGCCATCAACTGCAACGGACTGAGAGGACGGTATGTTGGGATCCGTCTGCCTGGCAACGGCCGTATCCTCACAGTGTGCGAACTCGAAGTCTATGCAGGTATGTTGTCAGTTtgcctaatgctagggtcacatttccaacccggggcccggccgggcagcttgcggggacgaaaactatgatataggagacgacaaaacacacaaaactcttgaaaattattccttaccatacgctatgtatgtacttgatatgcagcttttatcCTTTGttgggccccggcttggaaatgtgaccctagcataaattCCCTTTAATATCTATATGGCTTTATCAAATGTGTAATGGGGGCAACTGAGAGAGGTGAACAGGTAGACAGACATTAAGATTGAATTTATATTTTTTCCAGGTACGGTGACCAAAAAGAGGACTGCTGAAGTGAGGGGTATTGAGGGCCAGGACTGTGGAGAACATAAGGTAAGTGTGTACTCTATTACGacagaaactacatgtagataaagcAGACTTCTCCCTGACTAGATTggcagtttgtgtgtgtgtgtggggggggggggcaaccaacaatgtttattttattgtttgtttattttcatgtgttttatttcatgtcatgtctgcaaaatgttgtcattttcacGCAAAACCTTGCAAGCCACTGTTAACGCCTTCCCACCtcctaatgcttcggtcccatttgcaccggtgcccgtcgggggtccGGGTGTAGTCCAGgtcgggccccgaagccacaaatgtgTACCGTTAACCTGCCGGGTACGGGGGTGGGATGGTATACCTcccgcacgattagctcacacCGTCTATTTGTCACCggctcccgcgttgattttaagtccgagttaaaatgatgcGGGGTCCTGGCCGGGCCCAAAAAAGGTCTGTCAGCtgcacggggccacgtaggagtCACGCCcgaaattacaaaaaaaaaaaaaagctcgCGCTAACTTtctttccaattgggacctaatcATTAACCTGTCGAAGATAGGACTTAACATGTGCATACAAATGTGTGGATGTATCTGTAAGGAAATAGCAGGAGAGGTTATCCGATGGAAAGggaagacagactccagttgttgccgTGGCCGATGGGAAAGATCTTTATTTCACGTCACTCTGCATGTCCTCTCCTGTCTATCCTTAATCCCAGTCTGTATTACCTAACACAGTCGGTTACTCATTTTACATGTTTCacaatctacatctacatcttccCTGACAGACTGAGTCACAAGATAAATCACAAAGGTACATGATGAAGAAAGTAGCAAGTCTCAGGGGGAATGGACAGCCTTGTGCCGCCTTGCACAGCCTTAGTCATACTCCATGTCCATTTCTCAGTAAGCTAAGGGATTCCTCTACCTACACACATCTGCTTACACATATTTGATATggactactagtatatacatatCCATACAGGACGGAGAGAGCTGGGTGTCTGGTGAAGAAAACTGCCTCTGTGACCTGGGTGAAGAGGGGTGCACGAAGGTGGACTGtggacaagatggcgaccaACAACCCATCAAGGACGAAGACGGCATGTGGTCCTGTCCTCCAGAACCGGATGAGGATGAGCAATCCGGTAAACCAAGTTTCAGATCTAGTTAAAAAATAGTTAAAATAGTTCAAATCCTcccaccattattgatgtatagggcggtgtccatctccgtttcatagccctgggccacactgtggtgcaatcactgtagcagggggctagtccactggcagtgaagtgtgtttaacttccatactgtttcagaagtatgtaccatttttataaagtctttggtatgactcaatgcgcctcttgtccagaggtgtcctacctggggcttgaaccccagtccttctggtccaagtatgAAATCTGCTCTTTATCAGTTTAAGCACACGTAAAGCATTAGTAAAGGATATGTAAAACATGCTTCGATAAATCCACGGCCTTTACGCATACTTTAAATTTAAGATTGGATTTCGTGCTGTGCTGCAAAACAAGTAAGTGGATAAACAAATATCAGAGCTCTTTAACATGCAGCCTTTCATACCAACCATATCTTAAGCACTGATAATACTAGAAGAGATGAAGTGAAAATAACAGTGTTTTAAAGTCCATGCAGTTGTTAAGATGCAATAGACACTAGACAATAGAATCGAAAGATAAAGCTAGATACTTTTATTATCTTTTTAGAGTCTTCCGATTAGCTGGAGGTACATGTTGGAGACTAAATCGAAAAGGTGTTGAATTCACTGGACATAGAGGAATAAAACCCACACTTCTATGCGTTACTGTAAACTATAACGCCTTCTATAGCTGTGCATATCTAGTGTCGTCGCGTAACGCAattggtagagcgcgcggctgtcaaacaatgggacccggggtctaatcccgggttgtgtcCAGAGACacgtccgaacttgcgccccaacgttgtgcccttgggaaaggcacttaacacgactttcctcacttcactcaggtgtaaatgagtacctagcccaTCTCGggttaaggacgtccctcggataggacgttaaatggaggtcccgtgtttgggtaGAGCcgcaccccgcgcacgtaaaagaacccaccatacgtttccaaaaagagtaggggtatgccCCGGTGTGTGATGGTCCGAATCCTTCTGTCTgcagttggtgattcactacaaatcacccaaAGGGAGGCCTGGCGAGCCTCCAtatcgtatcagccatacggtgatttacaccattcacccagacgggagacctggcgcatccccgtcttgtatcagccaacgaaagggtatgtcaccccgcaaggggcggtataaccccgtcgacTACCACGTCGACCAGTCGATCCCGTCGACTAccacgtcgactacctacctacctacctacctatcgCTGTGcatcaaatttcaaaccattGCTGTCATTTTCATGCAGACTCTCAGGAGATGGAAGAGGGGGGTACTGACCCCCAGGAGTTAGAAGAGGGGGGGCCTGACGGAGATCCAGAGAAAAGGATGTTGGCGGAGATTCTGGAGACACTCAAGCAGAATGATGTCCGCACCGCTGAAGAGGAGTTTGAGGTaggataaacacacacacacgagggTAAATCGGAAAGATGTGGGATTCACTGGAAAGAAGGGGATACAATAACaaataatttgcacttcattgtgcaCATCTCTATCTAAGAtacctgcatacttaatatcacggaaatccgttgttcctttgttcagttattctccttagaagatttttacaataacgcccctgcagttccagagcaagctgcagtaccaaggttacataccagggggcccaaaatcgaccttgaatttcgacttcacaacacccgcccacataccaaatatcatcgtaatccatccagaggattttgagttatgctgactacaatagtccggaaacacactcacacacacacagacagacacacagacaagccaaaaacaatatctccatttttcatggagataataatacaGGGACtggcgtcggcgtggcgtaatggttagaacGTTGGACCAATAGGGTCTTTTTCCTTTCCTCTGCTAGCTCTTCTTCGCTAAACGAGTTAGTCTATCTCTATGAGAAAAACGCCAAAGTGAAGAGGATACTCACTAAGATGCTACTAATTCTATAGTCTGTCGTTAACTGTAAGAAAGTTTGCATGCACTTAATGTGACAAGTAAGAAAATCACACATACAGCACATGGTCGCGCATGCACTTTGCCATTCGTTGCCATATTGCAGATTATATGCAGGGACGAAATATTTACTCATGTCAAGAGGCAAATACTGATACATttttatgatgtttttttttttctttcca
Protein-coding regions in this window:
- the LOC136442167 gene encoding uncharacterized protein; the encoded protein is MTGHFALVLALTLLAGAVYPAKTMSSQDQQLNDEDIKKAEVLLKEIEDLVQEEVDPEDNNVGDDDMALRQYGALRPNIANGRPTFQSSVAHGGSPGRAVDGNRSPLWGRSSCTHTNAENDPWWYVDLGMAVTVDHIAIVNRRDCCHDRITPFDVHVGFKTAVASNPRCGGHHGFPPTNNEHVVNCRGRRGRYVGIRLPGKSRILTLCEVEVYAAPNLALGKPTVQSAVAHNGYASRATDGCRARAWPSMCCTHTPAMSNPWLQVDLGRTTSVQWVSLFNRRDCCSGRLNPFTIHIGNNANINQNPRCGGHHTIPTNLDTDAINCNGLRGRYVGIRLPGNGRILTVCELEVYAGTVTKKRTAEVRGIEGQDCGEHKDGESWVSGEENCLCDLGEEGCTKVDCGQDGDQQPIKDEDGMWSCPPEPDEDEQSDSQEMEEGGTDPQELEEGGPDGDPEKRMLAEILETLKQNDVRTAEEEFEPNPNE